AAAGAAGGGTAATAGAGAAACTAAATATAATTTATTAACTTTAGATACACACACAGATTTTCGTGAAGGTTTTATAAGATTTTTTTCTGATTTTTTTAAAGCAAATGATGATATAAATTATTTAAATAAAAAAAGAAAAAGTAAATTATCAGAAATTAATTTAGATAATATTAATGATGATTTAATT
The nucleotide sequence above comes from uncultured Fusobacterium sp.. Encoded proteins:
- a CDS encoding UPF0489 family protein — its product is MNQKVIKNKNIYIVDKHNEVLKAWIDLKKGNRETKYNLLTLDTHTDFREGFIRFFSDFFKANDDINYLNKKRKSKLSEINLDNINDDLIKLINNDEHI